The stretch of DNA AATTCTTTTTATAAAAAAATTAAATACCCCTTGTAGCAGTGTAGCAGATGTAGCAGTGTGAAAATCACTATACATATCAATGATTTAGATCTTTTTTTCTGCTACACCACTGCTACACCACCCTTTTCCAGATGTAGCACTAAAAAGTATTATCTTTGTTTTCTGCCGTTTTTAAAATATAATGCTTAATATGAATATTGAATTAAGAGACAAACTTACACCAAAACAAATCAAATTCTGCTTACTTTTTGTTCAAGAAGGAGAAGAATTAAGTGCTAAGGAATGTGCTATTAGGGCCGGATATGCAGAATCGGTTGCTGCTAAGACTGCCTCTGAGTTAAGAAGAAAACCTCATGTCGCTAAATACATTAAAGAACTGAGAGATGATGAAGAAAAAAGATATGAAGTTAATTTTAATAGGCATCTAAAAAGACTTGATCAATTAAGTAAAGGAGCTGAAGGGTCAGGTAATTGGAATGCTGCCGTTCAAGCGGAGAAATCACGTGGCCAAGTGGCCGGTCTTTATATTGATCGCAAAGAAATTATGCACGGATCGATTGATCAGCTGAGTCGGGAAGAGGTTGATAAATTACTTACTGATATGGATAAAAAATTATCTATCGAAGGGAGTTTTACTGTAGATGACGACCAAACCGGAAACAAAGTTTTGGAAAAGAATAAAAAATAACGCGTCAAAAATTACCTACTTTAGAATTGAGGCGGTCACTCCATTAGGATTGCCTGATTTAAACGGATTATTTAATGATCCGGAAAAAGGATCAGGTGAATTTTGGATTGAATTAAAGGTAACAACGGGGAAACGTGTCAATCTATCTCCGGCACAAATTTCGTGGCATATGCACAGATCTAAGCTTGGAGGAAAATCATTTATCATGGCCACCCCCCTCGTCCGGGGGGCTATCTCCGTGTACTCTGGGGGAAGAACCTTGAGCCTTGCTCAGTCAGGTATGGACCTTGAACCTTGTGCCTTGTTCCCTGAACCAATTGATTGGTTCGGCCTTGAGACCTGGTTCATTGATAATGTAGCCTGAGCTCTGAAGTGTAGCCACGGCTTGAGCCCTGCGACCTTGAGACCTGAGCCCCGGTTCACGCAGCGCAGGCACAGCCACCTGGGCTTGCTGCTTGTTTTTTTCATGTTCTCCTTCAGGTATTCCCTGGAGCAGAGATCACAAACTTCAGTGCGCGGCATAGCTGACATTTTTTATCTTTGTATTCCAACAGGCCCGGCACTTCTTGCATTCATTGCCTTGCCTGGGAGCTTTACAGCTGAAGCCAATTGCTTTGGAATTCTTATGGACTGTTGACGTAAGCCCGGCGTTTTTGTGAGGGGCTCCATCGATCATCGTAGCACTGACCCGCACTGCCAGATTACCAGGGAGTGACAAGCCTTCTTTAAAAAAGGCTTTCAGGAATCCGGCCTCGCGTGTCGGGATCCAGTGCTTCACCGTAGGCGTCCTTTTACAGACAGCTACAATCTTTTTAAAATGCTCCAGGCTTTGGAGATCCCCGCTGTCATGCCATCTAAAAAACGGGACCTTGCGGCCGTAGTTATTAATTAACATAACCATTGCGTCGATCCATCCTGGATCATCAATTGCTTCAAGCCTGTTAGCGTGTGCCTGCTTAACACCCGGGAATATGTAGCGTCCCTTGAGCGCGTAACAGCTGGCGCACGTTGAGCCATCCACTAGCCTAAGCTTTGATCCGGTAGCGCATTCAAACGCACTGAGACCGTAGCCGTAGCCAGGCATTTTCGAAGGGTTGCTTAAACCACCCACTAATAACTTCGCTTCTTTTAAATTCATTATTGACATATATAAGATAGTATGGGATAGTCAAGTATTAATTTTTAAAAAGGAGAAAAAAATTATGAATTTAACAATAGAAGTTAAAAACATATACGGCAATGAATTAGTATATCCTATATGTGATAAGGCTAAAAAGCTTTGCAGCTTAACAGGTCAAAAAACTTTTAATAAATATGATATTAATACTTTAAAAAGTTTAGGCTATACTTTTACACAAAATAAAAAAGAATTATAAAAGCTTGAGCCTGGGCCTTGTGCCTGGGCCCTTTTACCTTGAGCCTTGAGACCTTTTTAATTTAATTGGCTTGAGCCCTGGATCATTTTTTATTTTTTATTTTATGTGCCAGGCGTATGATTTCATAAAGCTCGGTGCTTTTTGCTTCCGATGTATTGCCGTCGTGGATCTCGGACAATTGCTGATCGCTTAAAAAGCCGTCCGGCCCAGGAGTGAATTCCGTATAGTTATCGTGAAAACTGTCCACGTAGTACGAGTTATGATCGTACATTAAAATTTTTTCAATTAGTTTCTCCATTGAGTACCTCCTTCAAGTATTCAAATTTTCTCTCCAACGCCCACTTCTCTTGCGCTTCGTCCATCGTCATTGCGTGGGGGTGGATCTTGTCATCAATGTACAGACTGAACCTCTCTGAAAATTGGTGAGGCAGTGAGGCACTGTATCGATAAGAATTTTTTGCACCATTAACTTTTCTCGTGCCTCTTCCTAATTTTCTGATCTTATATCTTTTACGATTTAAGTACTTGCGAGCAAGCCGAATGAATTCAGCCCCCTCTTCATTATTAGGTATATCTGAAAAGTAATGTATCGGTATTATTTTCATTATTGACTTCTATCTCATATTATCTTATATGTCAATAAACCATTTAAAAAGGAGTGAAAAATGGCTGAACTAAAAGTTTATCAACGAGATCATTATAGAGGCAAGATTCGTGATCTCTTGAGACCTGAAATAGAAAAGGAAGAGATGCTACTATCATCAATAATTGCTGATATGACAGACTCGGCTGAAAAGACTCTTGCTAAAAAACTAGGGGCTGATGAAATCATCAAAGCCCTAGAACAAGCAGAAGCAGAGATCTTGAAAGCTCGCAATAGGGCGAGGACTTTTTTCATGAGACTCTCAAGAAAGCGTGTGAGCTTTAAGCGTAATCTTGAATATGGCTTTGAGCGTGGTGATGATGAAAAAATCACGCCTAAAAAATGCTGGAGTCAGATCAGAAAATGGGCTGAAAAGCTAGCCGAGAAGGAAGCCGAGAAGCTACCTCAAGGAAAGCGTATCGCTTATCTGAAAGCAGTTGAAACAAGGGCTGATGATACAGTCATGGAAGCGCATGTTTCAAATGACATAACGCAAGGTCTGACAGAATTATTTGGAACGCTTGAGATTGGGTGGAATAGAGCTTTGCCTCAACTTGCCCCTCCAAGCAAAGATCAACCTGAAGACTAAAAACTAAAAAAAGGGGGGTAGTTATACCTATTCCCCTTCCTTAAAAACGCTTGTGCGTTTAATTTAAAGACATTTTTTTTTCGCTTGTGCCTGGAATTTTAGATCTTGGGCCCTGGAGCTGTCAGCTCCAGTCATGGTCCTATTTTTTTTAGACCAATTAAAAAGGGCGAGCGCACTCATTACTAATAACTCTGACACTCGCCCCTTGTCTTAGATTACGGGAATTACTGAAAGGTCTTTAAAGGAGGTAAACAATGAACCTCCATCATTCCCTTCATCATCCTGGGAAGGAAACATGTAACTCCCATCATTAAAAAACATAACGAGGGGAGTTTGATCCCATCCCAAGTCGTCCATTTCCTTTTTATTTAAGTATCGGACTTGGACAATCTTTTTACCTACGAGATGTTTTTGACAAATCTTTGT from Flavobacteriales bacterium encodes:
- a CDS encoding terminase small subunit, encoding MNIELRDKLTPKQIKFCLLFVQEGEELSAKECAIRAGYAESVAAKTASELRRKPHVAKYIKELRDDEEKRYEVNFNRHLKRLDQLSKGAEGSGNWNAAVQAEKSRGQVAGLYIDRKEIMHGSIDQLSREEVDKLLTDMDKKLSIEGSFTVDDDQTGNKVLEKNKK